One segment of Cohaesibacter intestini DNA contains the following:
- a CDS encoding quinone oxidoreductase family protein, producing MSRIEIEATGGPDQMKLVERDIPALAPGQILVRHDAIGVNFIDVYFRSGLYPVPQWPSGLGREAAGIVQSVGEGVSHIKAGDRVAYCSGAMGSYATHHVIDAKVAVLLPTSISSKDAAASLLKGLTVQYLIRQIYPVKAGETVLFHAAAGGVGSLAVQWLKALGAKVIGTVGSEEKAELAKSLGCDCVINYRTESVPERVLEFTGGEKLPVVFDGVGKDTFMDGLECLRPRGLLISYGNASGPVEGVNLGILGAKGSLMVTRPTLYDFISTPEDLAAASGDFFEALASGGIKITPPAEYALADAAKAHADLEARKTTGSLILIP from the coding sequence ATGTCCCGCATTGAAATCGAAGCCACCGGTGGACCGGACCAGATGAAGCTGGTTGAACGGGACATTCCTGCGCTCGCGCCGGGCCAGATTCTGGTCCGTCATGATGCCATTGGTGTCAATTTCATCGACGTCTATTTCCGCTCCGGCCTTTATCCAGTCCCACAATGGCCTTCTGGGTTGGGCCGCGAGGCTGCGGGCATTGTCCAGTCGGTCGGTGAAGGGGTCTCTCATATCAAGGCAGGCGACCGGGTTGCCTATTGCTCCGGTGCGATGGGCTCTTATGCCACCCATCACGTGATCGACGCAAAGGTGGCCGTGCTGTTGCCCACCTCGATTTCCTCCAAGGATGCGGCAGCCTCCCTGCTGAAGGGCCTGACAGTGCAATATCTTATCCGTCAGATCTATCCGGTCAAAGCGGGGGAGACCGTGCTGTTTCATGCTGCTGCCGGTGGGGTCGGCTCCCTGGCGGTCCAGTGGCTCAAGGCGCTCGGAGCCAAAGTCATCGGTACGGTCGGTTCAGAGGAAAAAGCCGAACTGGCCAAGAGCTTGGGCTGCGATTGCGTCATCAATTACCGCACCGAATCGGTTCCGGAACGGGTGTTGGAATTCACCGGAGGCGAGAAGCTGCCCGTGGTCTTTGACGGGGTTGGCAAGGATACCTTCATGGACGGCCTCGAGTGCCTGCGACCGCGCGGACTGCTGATTTCCTATGGCAATGCGTCTGGGCCGGTGGAAGGGGTCAATCTTGGTATTCTCGGGGCCAAGGGCTCGCTGATGGTCACCCGCCCGACCCTTTATGATTTCATTTCCACGCCGGAAGACCTGGCTGCCGCCAGTGGTGATTTCTTTGAGGCATTGGCCTCAGGTGGCATCAAGATCACCCCGCCAGCTGAATATGCGCTGGCCGATGCTGCCAAGGCCCATGCGGATCTCGAAGCCCGCAAGACCACCGGATCATTGATCCTGATCCCATAA
- the recF gene encoding DNA replication/repair protein RecF (All proteins in this family for which functions are known are DNA-binding proteins that assist the filamentation of RecA onto DNA for the initiation of recombination or recombinational repair.): MSETSEAIGGAVSSVDRIVASSVTLSDFRNYTSLSLPLSGRHVVLTGANGSGKTNLLEAISFLSPGRGLRRVAYPDIAREGASGSWAVSVALSTPYGDVKLGTGLQPGPDGSLQRRIRINGAPARSAEAMAEHVSVLWLTPQMDSLFTGAASERRKWLDRMVLAIDKGHGARVNAFEKAMRQRNRLLEDSPNERVWLDGIEGQMAEYGSAIATARAEMISFLNRSLTILHGTEAKSAFPNALLALEGLLEVEAFNRPAIDSEEHYRSLLAKMRHRDRAAGRTLEGPHRSDLLVRHGPKDMPAAKCSTGEQKALLLGIVLAHAHLVAERRGRTPLVLLDEVAAHLDESRRLALFDLLDRLGCQAWVTGTDDAVFAPLGDRAERFHVEMGIVEKVSA; encoded by the coding sequence ATGTCCGAGACCTCAGAAGCCATCGGTGGGGCTGTCTCGAGCGTGGACCGGATTGTTGCCTCCTCGGTCACCCTGTCAGACTTTCGCAACTACACGTCCCTATCTTTGCCGCTCAGCGGTCGTCATGTGGTGCTAACCGGGGCCAATGGCTCGGGCAAGACCAATTTGCTGGAAGCCATTTCCTTTCTGTCGCCTGGACGCGGTCTGCGCCGCGTTGCCTATCCGGACATTGCCCGGGAAGGGGCGTCGGGCAGCTGGGCAGTCTCCGTCGCATTGAGCACCCCCTATGGTGACGTCAAGCTCGGCACGGGCTTGCAGCCGGGGCCCGACGGCAGCTTGCAGCGACGGATCCGGATCAATGGCGCCCCGGCGCGCTCTGCCGAAGCGATGGCCGAGCATGTCAGCGTCTTGTGGCTGACACCGCAAATGGACAGCCTGTTTACCGGGGCGGCGTCCGAGCGGCGCAAATGGCTTGACCGGATGGTGCTGGCCATCGACAAGGGCCACGGGGCGCGGGTCAACGCGTTTGAGAAAGCCATGCGCCAGCGGAATCGACTGCTGGAAGACAGCCCGAATGAACGGGTCTGGCTCGATGGCATCGAAGGGCAAATGGCGGAATATGGTTCGGCCATTGCCACCGCGCGGGCTGAAATGATTTCGTTCCTGAATCGATCCCTGACAATCCTGCATGGAACAGAGGCCAAATCAGCCTTTCCGAATGCGCTTTTGGCGCTGGAGGGTCTGTTGGAGGTGGAGGCCTTCAATCGCCCGGCCATTGACAGCGAAGAGCATTATCGCAGCCTGCTGGCCAAGATGCGCCACAGGGATCGGGCCGCAGGGCGGACGCTGGAAGGACCGCATCGCTCGGACCTCTTGGTCCGTCATGGGCCGAAGGATATGCCGGCGGCCAAATGCTCGACCGGCGAGCAGAAGGCGTTGCTGCTGGGCATTGTGCTGGCTCATGCCCATCTGGTGGCGGAACGGCGCGGCCGAACTCCGCTGGTGCTGCTCGATGAAGTGGCGGCCCATCTTGATGAGAGCCGCAGGCTCGCCCTGTTCGATTTGTTGGATCGGCTCGGATGTCAGGCCTGGGTGACGGGAACCGATGACGCGGTCTTTGCTCCGCTGGGGGACCGAGCCGAGCGGTTCCATGTAGAGATGGGTATCGTGGAAAAAGTCAGCGCCTGA
- the alaE gene encoding L-alanine exporter AlaE, which yields MKRLIVDTSVTILFFTVVASFTELVIAGMPLETVLLTRLVMMPVMILTGRPYGLYRDWWMMRVPPGSTNMRTILDIIAFLSFQVPVYVATLLFAGAQWSAIVTAVSSALLLMVLVSRPFGLVLDFARRKAGVAV from the coding sequence ATGAAACGTCTTATCGTCGACACTTCCGTCACCATTTTGTTTTTCACCGTGGTGGCCAGTTTTACCGAGCTGGTCATTGCCGGAATGCCGCTTGAAACCGTCCTGCTGACCCGACTGGTGATGATGCCTGTTATGATTCTGACCGGTCGGCCTTACGGCCTTTACCGCGATTGGTGGATGATGAGGGTCCCTCCGGGTTCCACAAACATGCGAACCATCCTAGACATCATCGCATTCTTGAGCTTTCAAGTCCCTGTTTATGTTGCTACATTGCTCTTTGCTGGTGCCCAGTGGAGTGCAATTGTTACTGCAGTCAGTTCGGCTTTGCTCCTGATGGTGCTTGTCAGTCGTCCGTTCGGACTGGTGCTTGACTTTGCCCGTCGCAAGGCTGGTGTTGCTGTCTAG
- the gyrB gene encoding DNA topoisomerase (ATP-hydrolyzing) subunit B, protein MSDNQVDNNGADYGADSIKVLKGLDAVRKRPGMYIGDTDDGSGLHHMVYEVVDNAIDEALAGHADLVTVTLNVDGSVTVTDNGRGIPTDVHQEEGISAAEVIMTQLHAGGKFDQNSYKVSGGLHGVGVSVVNALSTKLVLRIWRNNLEHEIEFSHGDAVAPLKVNGPANGKKGTEVTFYPSDQTFTHIEFKFATLEHRLRELAFLNSGVRILLSDNRGPDPVSEEMLYEGGLEAFVRYLDRTKKPLIEAPLAVTAEKDGITVEAALWWNDSYHEHVLCFTNNIPQRDGGTHLAGFRAALTRQITSYAESSGLLKREKVNPSGDDCREGLTCVLSVKVPDPKFSSQTKDKLVSSEVRPVVENLVNAALSEWLEENPAEGKMIVSKVVEAAAAREAARKARELTRRKGALDIASLPGKLADCQERDPAKSELFLVEGDSAGGSAKQGRSRANQAILPLRGKILNVERARFDKMLSSQEIGTLITALGTGIGTEEFNLEKLRYHKIIIMTDADVDGAHIRTLLLTFFFRQMPDLVEAGYLYIAQPPLYKVKRGQSEQYLKDELAFENYLIDAGIDEAVVTTGSGVERAGPDLRSLLDEARHFGAVLNGLHSRYSRSVVEQAAISGLFDSSTSESPETTQEALARVSRRLDRVAEETEQGWSGHVEEDGSYRFEREVRGVKEVAFLDTALLQSADAIKLNRLGSELKENFDYGTVMRRRDKEYVIYGPMSLLNEVYTLGRKGISMQRYKGLGEMNAEQLWETTLDPEVRTLLQVRVQEADDADDIFAKLMGDDVEPRRNFIQDNALNVANLDI, encoded by the coding sequence ATGAGCGATAACCAAGTTGACAATAATGGCGCAGACTATGGCGCAGACTCCATCAAAGTGCTCAAAGGTCTGGATGCAGTTCGCAAGCGTCCGGGCATGTATATCGGTGACACCGATGATGGTTCGGGCCTGCATCACATGGTCTATGAGGTGGTCGACAATGCCATCGATGAGGCACTGGCGGGCCATGCCGATCTGGTCACCGTCACGCTGAATGTCGACGGTTCTGTCACCGTCACCGACAATGGCCGCGGTATCCCGACCGATGTGCATCAGGAAGAAGGCATCTCAGCGGCTGAAGTTATTATGACCCAGCTCCATGCGGGTGGTAAATTCGACCAGAATAGCTACAAGGTGTCCGGTGGTCTGCATGGCGTCGGTGTCTCGGTGGTGAATGCGCTGTCGACCAAGCTGGTTTTGCGCATCTGGCGCAATAACTTGGAACACGAGATTGAGTTTTCCCACGGGGACGCGGTTGCTCCGCTGAAGGTCAATGGCCCGGCCAATGGCAAAAAGGGCACCGAGGTAACTTTCTATCCAAGTGATCAGACCTTTACCCATATCGAGTTCAAGTTTGCGACGCTGGAACACCGCCTGCGCGAACTGGCTTTCCTCAATTCCGGTGTGCGCATCCTGCTGTCGGACAATCGCGGGCCGGATCCAGTGTCCGAGGAAATGCTCTATGAAGGCGGTCTGGAAGCGTTTGTCCGTTACCTCGACCGCACAAAAAAGCCGCTGATCGAGGCGCCTCTGGCCGTCACCGCCGAGAAAGACGGCATCACGGTGGAAGCCGCCTTGTGGTGGAATGACAGCTATCATGAGCATGTGCTCTGCTTTACCAACAACATCCCGCAGCGCGATGGCGGCACCCATTTGGCCGGTTTCCGCGCCGCTCTCACGCGGCAGATCACCTCTTATGCGGAAAGCTCCGGGCTGCTGAAACGCGAGAAGGTCAACCCGAGCGGTGATGATTGCCGTGAAGGCCTGACATGCGTGCTGTCGGTCAAGGTGCCGGATCCGAAATTCTCTTCCCAGACCAAAGACAAGCTGGTCTCCTCGGAAGTGCGCCCGGTCGTTGAGAATCTGGTCAATGCGGCCTTGAGCGAGTGGCTTGAGGAAAATCCTGCAGAAGGCAAGATGATCGTCTCCAAGGTGGTGGAAGCTGCCGCCGCCCGTGAAGCAGCGCGCAAGGCGCGCGAGCTGACCCGCCGCAAGGGCGCGCTTGATATCGCGTCCCTGCCGGGCAAGCTGGCCGACTGTCAGGAACGCGATCCTGCCAAGTCAGAATTGTTCCTGGTGGAGGGTGATTCCGCAGGTGGTTCGGCCAAACAGGGCCGATCCCGCGCCAATCAGGCCATCCTTCCCTTGCGTGGTAAGATCCTCAATGTGGAACGCGCCCGCTTTGACAAGATGCTGTCCAGTCAGGAGATCGGCACGCTGATCACCGCTCTGGGGACCGGCATCGGGACCGAAGAGTTCAATCTGGAAAAACTGCGCTACCACAAGATCATCATCATGACTGATGCTGACGTCGATGGCGCGCATATTCGGACCCTTTTGTTGACCTTCTTCTTCCGACAAATGCCGGATCTGGTCGAAGCTGGTTATCTCTATATTGCTCAGCCGCCGCTTTACAAAGTCAAGCGCGGCCAGTCCGAACAATATCTGAAAGATGAGCTGGCCTTTGAGAATTATCTGATCGATGCAGGCATCGATGAAGCGGTGGTGACCACAGGGTCGGGCGTGGAACGTGCTGGCCCGGATCTACGATCTTTGCTGGATGAAGCCCGTCATTTCGGTGCCGTTCTGAACGGCCTGCACTCTCGCTATAGTCGCTCCGTTGTCGAGCAGGCGGCGATCAGCGGCCTGTTTGACAGCTCTACCTCGGAAAGCCCTGAAACCACCCAGGAAGCACTGGCCCGGGTCTCGCGTCGCCTTGACCGGGTGGCCGAGGAAACCGAACAGGGATGGAGCGGCCATGTCGAAGAGGATGGCAGCTATCGCTTCGAGCGCGAAGTGCGCGGCGTCAAGGAAGTGGCCTTCCTCGATACGGCGTTGTTGCAATCTGCCGATGCCATCAAACTCAACAGGCTGGGCAGTGAACTCAAAGAGAATTTCGACTATGGCACCGTCATGCGTCGCCGCGACAAAGAATATGTGATTTATGGTCCGATGTCGCTGCTCAATGAAGTCTATACCCTCGGGCGCAAGGGCATTTCCATGCAGCGCTACAAGGGTCTTGGCGAGATGAATGCCGAGCAGCTTTGGGAAACAACGCTCGATCCGGAAGTTCGCACCCTGTTGCAGGTCCGCGTGCAGGAAGCCGACGATGCTGATGACATTTTTGCCAAACTGATGGGCGACGATGTCGAACCACGCCGCAACTTCATTCAGGACAATGCCCTGAATGTTGCCAACCTCGATATCTGA
- a CDS encoding chloramphenicol phosphotransferase CPT family protein: MATETETETGTTPSQILLLHGASSSGKSTLARALQSALPLPFWHISIDHLRDSGVLPSARFKAGDFDWRAAKPKFFDGYHRSLAAYAEAGNHLIVEHILDQEGMFEQLVTLFAPFDVYFVALHCPPDLLAERERLRGDRPIGIAVADYHSIHQGRDYDLEVEALWPLDQQVMAVMEGWATQKGPSVFRRAFQMRSQ; encoded by the coding sequence ATGGCGACTGAGACAGAGACTGAGACTGGGACGACACCAAGCCAGATCCTGTTACTGCATGGTGCGTCTTCCTCAGGCAAATCGACATTGGCAAGGGCGCTGCAAAGCGCCCTTCCTTTGCCTTTCTGGCATATTTCCATCGACCATTTGCGGGATTCCGGCGTTCTGCCCAGCGCCCGCTTCAAGGCTGGCGATTTTGACTGGCGGGCCGCCAAGCCGAAATTTTTCGATGGCTATCACCGCAGCCTCGCCGCCTATGCCGAAGCGGGCAATCATCTGATAGTCGAGCATATTCTTGATCAGGAGGGCATGTTCGAGCAGCTGGTGACGCTGTTCGCGCCCTTTGATGTCTATTTCGTCGCGCTCCATTGTCCGCCCGATCTGCTGGCCGAGCGGGAGCGTTTGCGTGGAGACCGCCCTATTGGCATCGCGGTCGCCGACTATCACAGCATCCATCAGGGTCGGGACTATGATTTAGAGGTCGAGGCCCTTTGGCCGCTTGATCAACAGGTGATGGCGGTGATGGAAGGTTGGGCAACGCAAAAAGGCCCATCGGTGTTTCGACGGGCCTTTCAAATGCGGTCTCAATAG
- a CDS encoding c-type cytochrome, translating into MVKKRRKWRFSNSPNSLIIMVLSVSALVMLWIGGGPFLNPREADDSVLKSGLNSEEIRRAGHRLYNAQCLNCHGVNGRGTSFGPPLVHGLYERSKLPDRAFLQAIFYGTPQKHWSYGPMEPLEGISQVEAAQILAYIRTRQDALKNR; encoded by the coding sequence ATGGTCAAGAAAAGGCGCAAATGGCGGTTTTCCAACTCGCCCAACAGTCTCATCATCATGGTTCTGTCGGTCTCGGCTCTGGTGATGCTGTGGATCGGCGGTGGGCCATTTCTCAATCCGCGCGAGGCCGATGACAGCGTTCTCAAAAGTGGTCTCAACAGCGAAGAAATCCGCAGGGCCGGGCACAGGCTCTATAATGCCCAATGCTTGAATTGCCACGGGGTGAATGGACGCGGTACCAGCTTTGGCCCACCCCTCGTCCATGGTCTTTACGAGCGCTCCAAATTGCCGGATCGGGCCTTCCTGCAGGCGATCTTTTATGGCACGCCGCAGAAGCACTGGTCCTATGGTCCGATGGAACCGCTTGAGGGGATCAGTCAGGTCGAGGCAGCACAGATTCTGGCCTATATCCGGACCCGTCAGGACGCTTTGAAAAACCGCTAA
- the dnaN gene encoding DNA polymerase III subunit beta, giving the protein MKVTLERATLLKSLNHVHRVVERRNTIPILSNVLLRAEGGDLIFKATDLDLEVLETAPAMVEIGGATTVPAHMLYDIVRKLPDGSEVTLETNEDQTALAIVAGRSHFTLQVLPITDFPDITAGEFSHTFSIPALDLKRLIDHTQFAISTEETRYYLNGIYVHSLDLAGVSTLRAVATDGHRLAQAQMPAPEGAQGMPGVIVPRKTVLEVQKLIEDPEANIAVELSETKIRLTIGPVVLTSKLIDGTFPDYEKVIPKGNDKVMKVENGVFAQSVDRVSTVSNERGRAVKLSLEEGRLVLSVSNPDSGTATDEVLVDYASEPMEIGFNARYLLDITNQLESDQTCFRLADSGSPTLIHDEGNDSTLYVLMPMRV; this is encoded by the coding sequence ATGAAGGTCACTCTTGAACGGGCAACTCTTCTGAAGTCACTGAACCATGTCCATCGGGTCGTTGAACGCCGGAACACCATTCCCATCCTTTCGAATGTGCTGTTGCGCGCCGAGGGCGGTGACCTGATTTTCAAGGCGACCGATCTGGATCTCGAAGTGCTGGAAACGGCGCCTGCCATGGTCGAAATTGGCGGTGCGACCACCGTGCCTGCCCATATGCTCTACGACATTGTCCGCAAGCTGCCCGATGGCTCGGAAGTGACGCTGGAGACCAATGAAGACCAGACCGCTTTGGCGATTGTCGCTGGCCGGTCCCACTTCACCTTACAGGTTTTGCCGATCACCGACTTCCCGGACATCACGGCAGGGGAATTTTCGCATACATTCTCGATTCCTGCTCTGGATCTGAAACGGTTGATCGATCACACCCAGTTTGCGATCTCGACCGAGGAAACCCGCTATTATCTCAATGGCATCTATGTCCATAGCCTTGATCTGGCAGGCGTTTCCACCCTTCGCGCAGTGGCCACCGACGGCCACCGTTTGGCACAGGCCCAGATGCCAGCACCTGAAGGTGCGCAAGGCATGCCTGGCGTGATTGTGCCGCGCAAGACGGTGCTGGAAGTCCAGAAGCTGATCGAAGATCCGGAAGCCAACATTGCGGTGGAACTGTCCGAGACCAAGATCCGCCTGACCATCGGTCCGGTTGTTCTGACTTCCAAGCTGATCGACGGCACCTTCCCTGACTATGAAAAGGTCATTCCGAAGGGCAATGACAAGGTGATGAAGGTCGAGAATGGGGTCTTTGCCCAGTCTGTCGACCGCGTGTCGACCGTCTCCAACGAGCGCGGCCGCGCGGTCAAGCTGAGCCTTGAAGAGGGCCGTCTGGTGCTCTCCGTTTCCAACCCGGATTCAGGCACAGCGACTGACGAGGTGCTGGTTGATTATGCGTCCGAACCGATGGAAATCGGCTTCAATGCCCGCTATCTGCTCGACATCACCAACCAGCTGGAAAGCGACCAGACTTGCTTCCGTCTGGCGGATTCAGGCTCACCGACCCTCATTCATGATGAAGGCAATGACAGCACCCTCTATGTGCTGATGCCGATGCGTGTCTAG
- a CDS encoding cupin domain-containing protein, whose protein sequence is MTNAKDIIAALEMQPHPEGGYFSETFRDGDGPEGRGHSTAIYYLLEAGDRSHWHRVDATEIWFWHGGAPLLLRQSADGKGSESRTLGPNILAGERPQIIVPRHHWQSAESLGDWTLVSCTVAPGFVFDGFEMASPDWQPGQ, encoded by the coding sequence GTGACCAATGCCAAGGACATCATAGCCGCCCTTGAGATGCAACCGCATCCCGAGGGCGGCTATTTTTCTGAGACCTTCCGGGATGGTGACGGTCCGGAAGGACGCGGCCATTCCACCGCCATCTATTATCTGCTGGAAGCGGGAGACCGGTCCCACTGGCACCGGGTGGATGCCACCGAGATCTGGTTCTGGCATGGGGGCGCGCCCCTGTTGCTGCGGCAATCAGCGGATGGCAAAGGGTCGGAAAGCCGGACATTGGGGCCGAATATTCTGGCCGGTGAACGTCCCCAAATCATCGTGCCGCGCCACCATTGGCAATCGGCTGAAAGCCTTGGGGACTGGACGCTGGTCAGCTGCACGGTCGCGCCGGGTTTCGTATTTGACGGCTTTGAGATGGCGTCTCCCGATTGGCAACCGGGCCAATAG
- the rsgA gene encoding ribosome small subunit-dependent GTPase A, producing MMSFEDFLGKAPAPKAGRSLSDLGFGSHFTRQLELDELETLTPYRISEIQRSVVVGMGAAETRTLRTPHKVPTSAFGVGDWVLADHTDQITRRLDPYSALIRRAAGTDVSEQIMATNVDVLFIVTSCNDDFNLARLERFLALAKDAEVDSVILITKVDLCDEPDSYLDQARGLMKGLEVMGLNAKDEHAVEQLSPWCRRGKTIAMVGSSGVGKTTLLNGLTGREDATRAIREDDAKGRHTTTYRSLHPTLNGAWLVDTPGIRALRLHEKSTGIEQVFDDIVDLASRCKFNDCQHESEPKCAVQAAIEAGELEPERLDRWRKLQAEDNRNSESIAESRKRTRAFGKMVKSAIQESERAKGRHRDGD from the coding sequence ATGATGTCTTTTGAAGACTTTCTGGGCAAGGCACCTGCCCCCAAGGCCGGTCGGAGCTTGTCCGATCTGGGCTTTGGCAGCCATTTCACACGCCAACTCGAACTTGACGAGTTGGAGACCCTGACCCCCTATCGCATCAGTGAAATTCAACGCTCCGTCGTGGTTGGCATGGGGGCAGCAGAGACCCGCACCCTGCGCACACCGCACAAAGTGCCGACCTCGGCCTTTGGTGTCGGAGACTGGGTGCTGGCGGATCATACCGACCAGATCACCCGTCGCCTTGATCCCTATAGTGCACTCATTCGCCGGGCGGCAGGCACCGATGTGTCTGAACAGATCATGGCGACCAATGTCGACGTGCTGTTCATCGTCACCTCCTGCAATGACGATTTCAATCTGGCGCGTCTGGAGCGGTTTCTGGCGCTGGCCAAGGATGCCGAGGTGGATTCGGTGATCCTGATCACCAAGGTGGATCTATGTGACGAGCCTGACAGCTATCTCGATCAGGCCCGTGGCCTGATGAAGGGACTGGAGGTCATGGGGTTGAATGCCAAGGACGAGCATGCGGTGGAGCAATTGTCGCCCTGGTGTCGCCGAGGCAAGACCATCGCCATGGTCGGCTCCTCCGGTGTTGGCAAAACCACCTTGCTGAACGGTCTGACCGGTCGGGAAGATGCCACCCGGGCCATTCGCGAAGACGATGCCAAGGGACGGCATACCACCACCTACCGGTCACTGCATCCGACACTCAACGGCGCATGGCTGGTGGATACGCCGGGCATTCGCGCCCTGCGGCTGCATGAAAAAAGCACCGGCATCGAGCAGGTATTCGACGATATTGTTGACCTGGCCAGCCGCTGTAAGTTCAATGATTGCCAGCATGAATCCGAGCCGAAATGCGCTGTTCAGGCGGCCATTGAAGCAGGAGAGCTGGAACCGGAACGGCTCGATCGCTGGCGCAAATTGCAGGCCGAGGACAATCGCAACAGCGAAAGCATTGCTGAAAGCCGCAAGCGCACCCGCGCCTTTGGCAAGATGGTGAAATCGGCAATTCAGGAAAGCGAACGGGCCAAGGGACGGCATCGGGATGGCGACTGA